AATCAGGTCATCGTTCAAAACGTCATGGCGACGATCCTTTTTATAACTTAATACCTGGTGTTGATCATATGACGTGTGCGATTGGTCATTATCGAAATGGCATTTTGCTCGCACCATATACTGGCAAAACTTTAAGTGAAATTATATTGAAAGATTTGGAGGGAATATCATGAATATTACAATTAATGGAGATGCAATGCATTTCGAAGAAAGTTTATCGATTTCAAATGTTTTAGATCAATTAAATTTGGAAACATCACGTGTCATTGCTCAGTTA
Above is a window of Abyssicoccus albus DNA encoding:
- the thiS gene encoding sulfur carrier protein ThiS; translation: MNITINGDAMHFEESLSISNVLDQLNLETSRVIAQLNDDIVNRNQFDDVVVHDGDTLELLEFVGGG